TGCAGCAACTGATTGGCAGTGTAGTCCTTTTGCCATTACAATTCACCTGTATTCCCTAACATTTGTGGTTGAAAGTCAAAAGGTGAATTTATAACTTAATAACATTTGTATAAAGTGCTCGTGCGCACATTTGTTTACCCGTGTGTGATGTCAAATTGGTTTATGCTAGCCTGTTGTTCAGGCTAGTATGCTGGGCAATACTaatgatgagcctcatgtgaaggtggttagTGTGTGTTGAATATTTTAATtactgaatatatatttttttatgtaacaaagGGTCATGATTGTGTATATACTAGATGCATGGTGTTAAGCTTTAAGAACCTGTGTTTTAagtggcaccatcttgtggcatctgtatgCAATTGCAAACCCCTATTGGGGTGGAGTGTCAATCACTACTGTACAGCTGACTTATTTAGGTGGCTAACAAGCTAAAGTATCTTTAGTGATGCTCATTATCAAACTTCAGGGTCTTGTAAACATgaccaattaaatattaaacttCAGCTAACTAGCCCATTTTGcaatttcagatttttcatATAAAGCTAACATTGGATTATGAAAAATCTGAGTTAGAAAAGTAATAAGATgagcagtttttcatttttgattgtcaactgaaaatggaaagaaatgatACACAGATTGATTGGCTAATGACAATTTCAGAAAGATTCACTTACTTCCAGCTCCCTCAGCTTTTTTCTTTGGGTTTCAGACATTTGAAAACTTCTGAGTGAGCTCTGGAAATGTGAGTTGTCATGTTTGGGGGAACTGCTAGAGTCATCACTGCTGTCACTCTCTGTGTTGCCTCCATCCAGTGAGTTGACACTGTTCATGATAGAAGAAAGAACCGTGTCGACGCTGACTGCTTTTGAAATGTGTCGACAGACTGAAGATAAAGCAAAACAATGACAGAGGAGGACCTTACCTTACATtcactttattgtcattgtcccTGCTTGACGCAGTGCTCCACTTGGACGCCGGCAAGGCTGAAAGAGAAAGGAGAAATGTTACAATCCGTGCTCTGTAGAGGAGATTTGTGAGCTGTGTTACCTTGCGAGAAAGTCCCCTCATCAGCTGTCTTCTCCCACTTGGACAAAGGTCCTCTGGAGAGAGCCACCTTGGTGTCATCCACTGAAGACAAAGGGGAGCTTGGTCAGGACACTGACACGCTTGGAGTCACACACCATGCATACATAACAGCCCAGTTTTCTACTCACGTGGCATTCCGTCAATGTCATCGATGGCACTTCCCAAGGGAACGCCGTCTATGTCGTCAACAGGAATGCCGTCCAGAGGGTCCCAGCCCATGGGGCAGCCGTCAAGGTCATCCGCTGGCCCTTTGCACAAAGGCACCCCGTCTATAAGAGCACCGGCCATTGGTGCGCCATCAAGTTTAAAGGCAGGTTCCTAAAAGAAGAGCATTAAGTCATTTGCATACTGCATACATGTCCGATGAAAGGAAGAGCACACTTGCCACTCACTTCTACCACTTCTGTCAACTCCTCTCCAGCTTTGGCAAAGCCCAGGAAGATGTTTTGAAGGTGGATAAGATAAGGCTGCGGATATATGGCCCAGTCCTCCCAAGCTCGAAAACAACTTGTGACCTTTTGCTATAGGAGGCAAAGTaataatgttttgattttttctTAGTAAAATATGGTCATCTGTGAAGACATTGTTTGTTACCTTAAACTGTTCAGCTTGCAGTCTcgcttgtatgtttttgtacgCTTCATGAAGCACTCCAAATATCTGTGATAGCTTTGGTTcgaaactaaaaataaatcatcaaaataatagttataaaaataactaatattaaataacagaaaacaacaataaGTAGACCATAAAAGAATGAATAAAAGGCACATCTCTTACTGTTTCCGATAATATGATGCCCCAGCTACTTTGGCACTGGAGTTGTACAAAATGTCTGATACGAGGTACAAGCTGGCGATCTACTGGAGCAAAAGTAGAGAGGTTAACAGTTGTTGACAGGAAATCATGCTAAAAATAccatgtacagtgttcccccactatatGACAGTTAATCACATCCTCGCTATATTGAAAACTTTTAAATGATCGTTTATTATGGCTTTtacaggcaagtccaaatttagagtcctcaagtAAATGCCAATAATATCCTAGTTTTCcaaagagcagagagaatactGTATATCCCTTTGAGTGTTGTTGTATCCTCTTTGTGTGTTGCTACTCCGTGTCTGTTAATATAGCagctgtttgaaggtttataattaccatgatgctaatttccattagccgaTCTATGGTGTTCctcattatatgttagcattcgGCTAGCAGAGTTTTATTTGACgaaaattctgtttttgttcaacattttgatgtttaaatATACCATCTTTAATTATCTGTTGTTTTACGCGTCAGtttttcaataaacttcaactgggagtgacaaacagcttgcaGCAAGCATGTTTTGCCTCTTTGGAAAACTGTGCGTGCAAGAGAATGAGAGCGTGAGAACAGTAACGTATACTTTTAAATGTGGGCTTTCAAGTTTGTTGAAAACGTGTAGGAGGGgtcaaactgtttaaaaaaaaaaaaaaaaaagcttttttttaatatagtctCTCTAaactggggttcactgtattatgtacgtctttaaaataaaaataacggAGAAAAAAATTGCCTTCTTCTGAAGGGAGGTCCGAGGCGAGGCGAATGACTCAGTGACGTGTCCCACGACTTCCTCCGCTGCGTCTGCTCGTTCAAGACAGAAGAGCATGGCATCGGCGATGTCTCCTCTGCTGGGAGTGAGCTCTTGAAGCAGCTCCTCCAGCCTCTGCTTGTGCCTGAGTGCGTGGTTTGatttttaagagaaaaataaatgtcacttaAGGCTGGACGATTAATCAATTTTATATAACAATACGAATGTATTTGTcaggaatatttattttaataaattttattttttttcagcttccATAGTTCAAAGGGTGTCCcgcatatacaaaaaaaaaatcgtttttAAAATcggaaatgttatttttgtgagaaaaaaaaacaaaaaacatgagaCTTCATTCTAAGACCCTATCGCCGAGTCCTGACATACCTCTTTACAAGTTTGCAGGGCTAAATTTCACTACACCTGCTTGGCATACTCACTCGGTTCTGAGCTGTCCCTTCTTCACCTCCTCCTCGGGAGAAGCGACCTCCTCCCctacttcctcttcctcatcccAGTCTATGTAGCTGTTGAGGACAGGGGGCCTCCAAAGGGAGCCTCCGCGGAACATACGGAAATCTGTGGTCCTCCATTTGGTCAGGGACTCTCCCTGAGGAAGTGAAGGTGAAATACACTCACACATTTAGGGATTCATGTTAATGGAGAAAGCATTGATACTATCAAAAttgcttttataaaaaaaaaaaaaaacggccctAACCGTACACCTGATGCACATTCTATCCATTCGTTTTCTATAGTCCTTAACTCATTAGCGTTGCAGGTgggcttgagcctatcccagctgaatttagGTGAGAGTTgctacatataaacaaccactGAAATTCagatctatggacaatttagagtcttcaatggacCTAACATGTatacattttggaatgtgggtggaagaATATATAATTACAATCAACTCTCAGTATGATTCAGTACAGTTTTATAGCAAATTACATCCACAATACCTTAACATATTTACAGGAAGTGAGTGATAtcaaatatacataaataccTGGAGGATGGAGAATAGTTTCCAGCGATAGTAAACGTGGTTTTGACTCTTGTTGTCAAAAAGGAAGCTgagccaaaaaataaaaaataaaatgatcggTACCTCACAGGCTTAACTGTTTCAACAAACATACAGCATTATTTGTACCTGTACtctgagttgtttttttctttgttcattaTCATGGCTTCAAACAAAGGACCTTCACGCACCACAAACTCTATCATTCGATGGATGAGGAATAATAAATTTCTGTGGGGTGGAGAAACAGAAAGTAATTTATTTACGTCAAACCTTCAATGTTCTCTCTGTCTCAGTTCCGGTAGGGAGGGAAGATCTCTTAATACCTCTTTACACTGAGTCAGTGACCCGTGCAAACTGCAGGCTGGCTCTTTGCTCTAGTCTAATGGCATCGGTCCTTGTCAAAGCATTTACTGTTTGAAAATGTGGAGCGAAAATATTTGCCTGTCTAAAAAAAGGGTACCCCGTTTCACTAAAGTGCACGGTCACTTCTCTCTACAACACGTGGGACACACTCGGATAATTTATTTCTGGCTCAGTTAAAGAGGTAAAAATAATCCCCCAGCAACAAACAGCATTAGACATTCATTCGGATTTGCCTATTCAACATTCAATGACTAGTTTCGACTAGTACTAAGGATCTTTATCTTGTCTCTagtgaataaaaacaatatttaatttgCCATATGATGCTTTGCAAAAAAGTCCATAAGGGCTCAGCAAAAGCGCCCTTAGACGTGACATAAGGTTAAGACTCACTGTAGCAAACAAAAGCATATTTATATGAGTGTATAAGAGATTATGTGTCCGGAGAGTGTATAACCTAGCTAGAGTCATGATTTTATCCCAAAATACTTAATATTCAGGTGCACATCTTATGTCATGGCTTGGACTAAATTCCTTAATTCTTTCTTACAAagatatttttgacatttttaaggcACTGATTTGTAGGGCTTGTTTTGCTATGTTTGACTGCTTTCTTGCTGTAGTGGTAATGCATTGGTAATGTCTTCATCTATTATTACTTGAGTGGCACTCCTTTGTCAGGACATACGATTTTAAAAAAGgtgagaaaatacaaatactttacTTTCTCATACAGTGGCCAAGGGTGTTTATTTACCACCTGTCTATTAAGGGTATGGCTTTTTTTTATGAGGGAAGCCTTTATTTGCACTCATGCATGCTTTCTTAAAATTTCCAGACAGTACTTTATGCCATGTCTGCCCTGCTGGTGATATGTGTTGTTTATCACAACACATGGTGGTATCAGTCATAGTCAATGATCACCTGTTTTTTCCTTGAGGTGAAAAAGGAGGCCTATTTGATATGTGGCATTTATAGTCCTATATTTGTTCAAGTAGACTACGCACTCAGTGATTAATCAGAGCATGGATTTTTCTTAAGCGTGAAGACCACTAGTTGATGAACTATCAAGAAAAACTATACTTAAATTAGAGGCGATGTGACATGATTAAGTTATAATTaagttatgttgttttttttattgtcaaagTTTGATCTTAATGAAAATGTTAGAGCACCTGCCTCTGTCCTATCACTTGTGTTCTAACAGCTGGTCAGTCGTAGGAGGAAGAGTGTGTGTACCTTTCGGTCGGGATAACCACTTTGACTACGGCTTCGGACAGAGTCTGTTTGTGAAGTCAAACCAAATAGTGAAAATATGACAAATGTGAGTATTTGAACAGATGAAACACTGCAGGATACATACAGCATTGAAACGATGACATTCATACTGAGAGCAAGGGGAGTAGGGGGTAAGTGTGGCAAAGATTTTCTACTGCGTTACCTTACAATGAATGAAGGCTGAAGATAATTCTAACAGTTGATGTATGCTTCATCTTGGCCCTTGGTTATATAATGTAGTCAAAAAAATTTCAATGATATACTACGGTCTTCAATACACTGAGCTGACAAATATACAGTTTGGCCTCCAGAGCATATA
The DNA window shown above is from Phyllopteryx taeniolatus isolate TA_2022b chromosome 17, UOR_Ptae_1.2, whole genome shotgun sequence and carries:
- the zgc:163098 gene encoding U2 snRNP-associated SURP motif-containing protein, which encodes MADKKANTVTPIKTLTRKAKEVRKKEEQEKAAVVFEEFLASFEPSQKSGVKTFVRGGIVNATKDEEAAEVTKSRLYRPPSKFVPLSEDVPQASSTESKKSAFKRKPEGKKKSNLELFKEELKLIQEEREERHKRKQNEPAGGGGYGLLESPLLGRPTFYDDPTVPTTTNLYISCISPKMNEEILCKEFGKYGPLASVKIMWPRTDEERCRTSNRAFVAFMTRKDAERALAALDGKVIMGFEMKLGWGKPARIPPQPLYTPAGVRAAPPPQSGLPFNAQPRDRFRNDFTKPLALSQVDLHKTLSEAVVKVVIPTERNLLFLIHRMIEFVVREGPLFEAMIMNKEKNNSEYSFLFDNKSQNHVYYRWKLFSILQGESLTKWRTTDFRMFRGGSLWRPPVLNSYIDWDEEEEVGEEVASPEEEVKKGQLRTEHKQRLEELLQELTPSRGDIADAMLFCLERADAAEEVVGHVTESFASPRTSLQKKIASLYLVSDILYNSSAKVAGASYYRKHFEPKLSQIFGVLHEAYKNIQARLQAEQFKQKVTSCFRAWEDWAIYPQPYLIHLQNIFLGFAKAGEELTEVVEEPAFKLDGAPMAGALIDGVPLCKGPADDLDGCPMGWDPLDGIPVDDIDGVPLGSAIDDIDGMPLDDTKVALSRGPLSKWEKTADEGTFSQALPASKWSTASSRDNDNKVNVSVNSLDGGNTESDSSDDSSSSPKHDNSHFQSSLRSFQMSETQRKKLRELELKVMKFQDELESGKRQRKSDMSIQQQVEHYRNKLLQKEFENDDDKPERSTSKSKERPTEDRKDKKKSKKSEDGDRQRSRDSDKRNRKSNSISPLKCPRQSKRSRSPSPERRSRSQSPHRSHKKTKKSKH